One genomic region from Spirosoma sp. KCTC 42546 encodes:
- a CDS encoding NAD(P)-binding domain-containing protein — MNQSTDTLIVGAGPFGLGLAAYFQKRRHDYQIVGKPMEFWKQHMPTGMLLRSNVNWYLDPDHHWTIDRFLTSHYPSRLSTDPISREQYIAYMDWFRQQAGISVTPSYVCLLSQDEHGFVAKLDNGNTVQAKQAVIATGFQYFAHSPATLVTLLPAGRYQHSCDAVDMDVYKGKRVLLIGGRQSAFESAALLQEAGASHTHISYRHDTPRFEEADWSWVETLVEHMVDQPGWFRELSAEEQDQYRYKLWAEGRLKVEPWLEKRVCLPGVTLHPHTEVVSAILQPDHSLRITLSSGEQIDVDEVILATGYQVNVARLPFLSTSLQDVLVTRNGFPLLDLNFQSSISGLYFSSFPAGQSFGPFFGFTVAVRTAAQLIGQALVSIEKRQLPSAKA, encoded by the coding sequence GCAGGTCCTTTTGGTCTTGGGCTGGCTGCTTATTTTCAGAAGCGTCGGCACGATTACCAAATCGTGGGTAAACCAATGGAATTCTGGAAGCAGCATATGCCAACGGGCATGTTGCTCCGGTCCAATGTCAATTGGTACCTCGACCCAGATCACCACTGGACTATCGACCGTTTTCTGACTAGTCATTACCCTTCCCGATTGTCGACAGATCCCATTTCCAGGGAACAATATATTGCCTACATGGATTGGTTCAGACAGCAAGCCGGCATTTCCGTGACCCCAAGCTATGTTTGTCTGTTAAGCCAGGATGAACACGGGTTTGTGGCCAAACTGGATAACGGCAATACCGTTCAGGCGAAGCAGGCGGTGATCGCCACTGGCTTTCAATACTTTGCTCATTCTCCCGCTACTCTGGTGACGCTATTACCAGCGGGGCGTTACCAGCATAGCTGCGATGCCGTTGACATGGATGTGTATAAGGGTAAGCGGGTTTTGCTGATTGGTGGACGACAAAGCGCGTTTGAGTCGGCGGCTTTGTTACAGGAAGCGGGTGCTTCGCATACTCACATCAGTTACCGCCATGATACACCCCGTTTTGAGGAAGCGGATTGGTCGTGGGTTGAAACCCTGGTCGAACACATGGTTGACCAACCGGGCTGGTTTCGTGAGTTATCGGCTGAGGAGCAGGATCAATATCGGTACAAGCTTTGGGCCGAAGGACGGCTAAAAGTAGAGCCTTGGCTCGAAAAGCGTGTTTGCCTGCCTGGCGTAACGCTGCATCCGCACACGGAGGTCGTATCAGCCATTCTGCAACCTGACCATTCGCTACGAATAACGTTGAGTTCCGGAGAGCAGATTGACGTCGATGAAGTCATACTGGCGACTGGTTATCAGGTCAATGTGGCGCGGTTGCCTTTTTTGTCGACATCGCTCCAGGATGTATTGGTTACCCGGAACGGATTCCCCTTACTCGACCTGAATTTCCAAAGCAGCATCTCAGGCCTGTATTTTAGTAGCTTTCCGGCTGGTCAATCGTTCGGACCTTTCTTTGGCTTTACGGTAGCTGTACGCACGGCTGCACAACTGATTGGCCAGGCCCTTGTATCAATTGAAAAACGTCAACTACCCAGCGCGAAAGCCTGA
- a CDS encoding GrpB family protein — MLIQDYTADWLTDFNELKKVLHEALFDLTVSIEHVGSTSIPELAAKPIIDIDLVFSSRLEFHELTKRLRKIGYYHNGNQGIPNREVFKRDTITAKHPVLDFISHHLYACPTDSEELQKHILFRDYLSRNKEARIYYQTLKYEIADEAKQDRKKYAQLKERKASDFINHIIEIAKNTNAT, encoded by the coding sequence ATGTTGATTCAAGACTATACAGCGGATTGGCTAACAGATTTCAATGAATTAAAAAAAGTACTCCATGAGGCTTTATTTGATCTAACCGTTTCCATAGAACACGTAGGTAGTACCTCAATTCCCGAATTAGCCGCAAAACCAATTATTGATATCGATCTAGTTTTTAGCAGCAGGCTAGAATTTCATGAACTAACCAAAAGATTAAGAAAAATTGGCTACTATCATAATGGAAATCAAGGCATTCCTAATCGGGAAGTGTTTAAGCGAGACACAATTACTGCAAAGCATCCTGTATTAGATTTCATCAGCCATCACCTATACGCTTGCCCAACAGATAGTGAAGAATTACAAAAACATATTTTATTTAGAGATTATCTTAGTAGAAATAAAGAAGCGAGGATTTACTATCAAACGTTGAAATATGAAATTGCCGACGAAGCAAAACAAGACCGAAAGAAATATGCGCAATTGAAAGAACGTAAAGCCAGCGATTTCATCAACCACATTATTGAAATTGCCAAAAATACGAACGCTACCTAG
- a CDS encoding VOC family protein, with protein sequence MEDLKVKGLTGIIMSSPEPDRLVKFYNEVLGIPLALNRHGNTPDHWECDYNGIHYAVLKRKVNEQPNENIVLSFAVDDIDRFITTHNVKMIHPIMDLGDGAYIASFKDPDGNILRFWMDKKQ encoded by the coding sequence ATGGAAGATTTAAAAGTAAAAGGTTTAACAGGGATAATTATGTCATCGCCTGAGCCGGACCGGTTAGTCAAATTTTACAACGAAGTGTTAGGTATCCCATTGGCACTTAATCGTCATGGGAACACGCCCGACCATTGGGAGTGCGATTATAATGGCATCCATTATGCTGTACTTAAACGAAAAGTGAACGAGCAGCCAAACGAGAATATCGTACTCTCTTTCGCTGTGGATGATATAGATCGTTTTATAACCACACACAACGTTAAGATGATTCATCCTATTATGGACTTAGGAGATGGAGCTTATATAGCTAGCTTCAAAGATCCTGATGGCAACATACTGCGCTTTTGGATGGACAAGAAGCAATAA
- a CDS encoding MarR family winged helix-turn-helix transcriptional regulator — protein sequence MNKTVELINLWAKYEEENPKAELSQFCQDYLVNQEQKTKKVTFWQSPVPPDSASILTKLVGRIARLHNLYVMGAFKDCGISTFDEFLYLNSIANTSTPKKTDVILANFNELSSGLLILDRLKKAELIVEQGDKLDKRTKRLELTKEGASVLAACYQKLSEVNEMCFGGLAEEQVQLCIQLLQPVEASLAKQWLEDKKK from the coding sequence ATGAATAAGACTGTGGAGTTGATTAACCTATGGGCGAAGTATGAGGAAGAAAACCCCAAGGCTGAACTAAGCCAGTTTTGTCAAGACTACCTGGTTAATCAGGAGCAGAAAACCAAAAAGGTTACCTTTTGGCAATCTCCCGTTCCACCTGACAGCGCCAGCATACTCACGAAGCTGGTAGGTAGGATTGCCAGGCTTCATAATCTATATGTTATGGGAGCCTTTAAGGACTGCGGTATCAGTACGTTCGACGAGTTTTTATACCTCAACTCCATTGCCAATACGTCAACTCCAAAGAAAACGGATGTCATTTTGGCCAATTTCAACGAGCTGTCATCAGGCTTGTTGATTCTCGACCGATTAAAGAAAGCTGAACTAATCGTAGAACAGGGTGATAAGCTAGATAAGCGGACCAAGCGGTTAGAGCTGACCAAAGAAGGGGCAAGCGTATTAGCCGCCTGCTACCAAAAGTTGAGTGAAGTGAATGAAATGTGTTTTGGCGGATTAGCCGAAGAACAAGTACAGTTGTGCATCCAATTGCTACAGCCCGTTGAAGCTTCGCTTGCCAAACAGTGGTTAGAGGATAAAAAAAAATAA
- a CDS encoding serine hydrolase, translating to MKTRFWLSLKTSVLVMLTWSTGPMLQAQNKLPDPQPAQVDQFITRHMDSANVPGLSIAIIRANKLVYSKGYGLTKADSTQPVTSATIFDAASLSKPVFAYAVLQLVEERLLDLDKPLYEYLPYPDVAADERYKKITARMVLSHRTGFPNWRKNRRSSELAMRWAPGERFGYSGEGFVYLQKVVEKITGKPLNDLMTERVFIPLQMTRSSYVWQPTFDANFAYPHDQEGKPEPKYKSNQANTAYSLQTTADDYARFLLAILTPRGLTVTTVNQMLTSQGRLPKTFSGRSDSLSSTLSWGLGFGLEHSPKADYFWHWGDNDTYKCYVTGCAKSQDAVVYFTNSTNGLSLISDISQQLMGFSPTTVSFLGYKPYRKGQ from the coding sequence ATGAAAACGCGTTTCTGGCTTTCCCTCAAAACTAGCGTGCTGGTGATGCTGACCTGGTCTACAGGCCCAATGCTTCAGGCTCAGAACAAGCTGCCTGATCCCCAGCCCGCCCAGGTTGACCAGTTCATTACCCGTCATATGGATAGCGCCAACGTGCCGGGCCTATCGATAGCTATTATTCGCGCGAATAAACTTGTCTATAGCAAAGGCTACGGCCTCACTAAAGCCGACTCAACGCAACCCGTGACATCGGCCACCATCTTCGATGCGGCTTCGTTAAGCAAGCCCGTATTCGCATACGCCGTACTACAACTGGTGGAAGAGCGCTTGCTTGATTTAGATAAGCCGCTTTATGAATACCTCCCCTACCCAGACGTTGCTGCCGACGAACGGTACAAAAAGATTACAGCCCGAATGGTATTGAGCCATCGGACGGGATTCCCGAACTGGCGTAAAAACAGGCGATCATCGGAACTAGCCATGCGCTGGGCACCCGGCGAACGCTTTGGTTACTCGGGCGAGGGCTTCGTTTATCTGCAAAAAGTGGTTGAAAAAATTACCGGAAAACCGCTGAATGACCTGATGACAGAACGGGTATTTATTCCCTTGCAAATGACCCGCAGTAGTTACGTCTGGCAACCCACGTTCGACGCTAATTTTGCTTACCCGCACGATCAGGAAGGGAAACCAGAACCCAAATACAAATCCAATCAGGCCAATACAGCCTATTCTCTACAAACTACCGCCGACGATTATGCCCGGTTTCTACTGGCTATCTTAACGCCCAGGGGCTTGACAGTAACGACAGTGAACCAGATGCTTACCTCTCAGGGCCGGTTACCCAAAACGTTTTCAGGTAGGTCTGACTCGCTTTCATCAACGTTGAGCTGGGGATTAGGATTTGGCTTGGAACACAGCCCAAAAGCCGATTATTTCTGGCACTGGGGCGACAACGACACCTACAAATGCTACGTAACCGGCTGCGCGAAAAGCCAGGATGCCGTGGTCTATTTTACAAACTCAACCAACGGCTTAAGTTTGATAAGCGACATTAGCCAGCAGCTGATGGGATTTTCCCCAACAACGGTTTCGTTTTTGGGCTATAAGCCTTATAGAAAGGGCCAATAA